Proteins encoded together in one Telopea speciosissima isolate NSW1024214 ecotype Mountain lineage chromosome 4, Tspe_v1, whole genome shotgun sequence window:
- the LOC122659991 gene encoding universal stress protein PHOS32-like, producing MATATATATEAEKSVIVVGVDDSVHSFYALHWALDHFFAPFASNSPYNLVVVHAKPSPTSVVGFAGPGAADVLPFVEKDLKTIAARVIEKAKEICISKSVNDLLVKMVEGDARNVLCEAVEKHHASILVVGSHGYGAIKRAVLGSVSDYCAHHAHCSVMIVKKPKIKH from the exons ATGGCGACGGCGACGGCGACGGCGACGGAGGCAGAGAAATCGGTAATTGTGGTGGGAGTCGACGATAGCGTGCATAGCTTCTACGCTCTCCACTGGGCTCTCGATCACTTCTTCGCCCCCTTCGCTTCCAATTCTCCTTATAACCTAGTTGTTGTTCACGCCAAGCCCAGTCCTACTTCCGTTGTCGGATTCGCTGGACCTG GAGCTGCCGATGTTTTGCCCTTCGTGGAGAAGGATCTCAAAACGATAGCAGCTAGAGTTATTGAGAAGGCGAAGGAGATCTGCATCAGTAAATCG GTTAATGATCTGCTAGTGAAAATGGTGGAAGGAGATGCTAGGAATGTTCTCTGTGAGGCCGTGGAGAAACACCACGCATCCATATTGGTGGTGGGCAGTCATGGTTATGGAGCTATAAAAAG GGCTGTTTTGGGCAGTGTAAGTGACTACTGTGCTCACCATGCTCACTGTTCTGTGATGATTGTGAAAAAGCCCAAGATCAAGCATTAA
- the LOC122659992 gene encoding universal stress protein PHOS34-like, translating into MATAAAAAVAEKSVIVVGIDDSEHSFYALHWALDHFFAPSAFNSPYNLVVVHAKPIPSSVVGFAGLGAADVLPIVETDLKMIAARVIEKVKEICSSKSVNDLLVEMVEGDARNVLCEAVQKHHASILVVGSHGYGAIKRAVLGSVSDYCAHHAHCSVMIVKKPKIKH; encoded by the exons ATGGCgacggcggcggcggcggcggtggcAGAGAAATCGGTAATTGTGGTGGGAATCGACGATAGCGAGCATAGCTTCTACGCTCTCCACTGGGCTCTCGATCACTTCTTCGCTCCCTCCGCTTTCAATTCTCCTTATAACCTAGTTGTTGTTCACGCCAAGCCCATTCCTAGTTCCGTTGTCGGATTCGCTGGACTTG GAGCTGCCGATGTTTTGCCCATCGTGGAGACGGATCTCAAGATGATAGCAGCTAGAGTTATTgagaaggtgaaggagatctGCAGCAGTAAATCG GTTAATGATCTGCTAGTGGAAATGGTGGAAGGAGATGCTAGGAATGTTCTCTGTGAGGCCGTGCAGAAACACCACGCATCCATATTGGTGGTGGGCAGTCATGGTTATGGAGCTATAAAAAG GGCTGTTTTGGGCAGTGTAAGTGACTACTGTGCTCACCATGCTCACTGTTCTGTGATGATTGTGAAAAAGCCCAAGATCAAGCATTAA